One genomic window of Takifugu flavidus isolate HTHZ2018 unplaced genomic scaffold, ASM371156v2 ctg498, whole genome shotgun sequence includes the following:
- the LOC130520730 gene encoding NLR family CARD domain-containing protein 3-like isoform X2 — protein MSRLFLLNRLDSHLKMSECVMEEEERAESTVSSCVSMKSDCSKVQSINFSIGPRGSPLNYQKRSASIGDSSCPEGEKKRRTELQTTDLNHSVSQGGDLQEVIEGHKMSLKRRCEHVTEGTHEAGSGTLLNKIYTELYITEGQSEEVDTQHEVRQLERTSKKNIQDTPIKCQDLFKVLSEQQRHIRVVLTNGVAGVGKTFSVQKFSLDWAEGLENQDISLVLPLSWRELNLIRDEQHSLLSLLHVFHPTLQKIRAEDLTVWKLLFIFDGLDESRFSLGFNKHQLISDVTQVLSVEVLLVNLIQGNLLPSALIWITSRPAAAHQIPPSCVDRITEVRGFTDSQKEEYFRRRFSDEDLSKRIISHIKASRSLHIMCLIPVFCWITAIVLEDMMTRDQRGELPKTLTDLYSHFLRVQIKRKKQKYGGKQRPEELTEADKELLLKLGRLAFEHLEKGNIMFYSEDLERCGLDVSEVSVYSGVCTEIFKRESVIFQKSVYCFVHLSIQEFLAAVYMFHLYTRKDTAVISQFLKYSEPIRFSGFAGLYTNNDPVTSLDDFLRRALMKSLKSENGHLDLFVRFLHGLSLESNQRILGGLLDQRNSHPETIQKVLNNLKEENSDEFSPDRSINIFHCLMEMKDQSVHQEIQEFLKSEKKSERELSEIHCSALAYLLQMSEEVLDELNMCQYKTSEDGRRRLIPAVRNCRKVVLAGDVLSTSHWEVVASAMTSDPSHLRELSLSWNKNLADAE, from the exons atgtcaag actgttcctgcttaaccgtttagactcacatttaaaaatgagcgaatgtgtgatggaagaggaagagagagcagagtccacagtgtccagctgtgtgtccatgaagagcgactgctCCAAAGTGCAATCTATAAACTTCAGTATTGGACCTcgaggctcacctttaaa ctatcagaaacggtctgcttccattggagattcctcctgtcccgagggtgaaaagaaacggagaactgaactgcagaccacCGACCTGAAccacagcgtctcac agggtggtgatctgcaggaggtgatagaaggtcataagatgagtctgaagagaagatgtgaacatgtgactgaaggaactcatgaagcaggaagtggaaccctgctgaacaagatctacactgagctctacatcactgagggacaaagtgaggaggtggacacacaacatgaggtgagacagcttgagagaacctccaagaagaacatccaggacactccaatcaagtgccaggacctcttcaaagtcttatctgagcaacagagacacatcagagtggttctgaccaacggtgtcgccggcgttggaaaaaccttctcagtgcagaagttcagtctggactgggcagaaggtttggagaaccaagacatcagtctggtgcttccgctctcatggagggagctgaacttgatcagagatgagcagcacagtcttctctcactgcttcatgttttccatccaacattacagaagatcagagcagaagatctgactgtctggaaacttctgttcatctttgatggcctggatgaaagcagattttcactgggtttcaacaagcatcagctcatctctgatgtcacacaagtattgtccgttgaggtgctcctggtgaacctcatccaggggaacctgcttccctcagctctcatctggatcacctccagacctgcagcagcccatcagattcctccctcgtgtgttgacaggatcacagaagtacgaggcttcactgactcccagaaggaggagtacttcaggaggaggttcagtgatgaagatctgtccaagagaatcatctcacacatcaaggcctccaggagcctccacatcatgtgtctgatcccagtgttctgctggatcactgctatagttctggaggacatgatgaccagagaccagagaggagagctgcccaaaaccctgactgacctctactcacacttcctgagggttcagataaagaggaagaagcagaagtatggaggaaagcagagaccagaggaactgactgaggctgataaagaactccttctgaagttgggtcggctggcgtttgaacatctggagaaaggaaacatcatgttctactcagaagacctggagcgatgtggactggacgtctccgaggtgtcggtgtactcaggagtttgtacagagatcttcaagagagagagtgtgatcttccagaaatcagtctactgctttgttcatctgagcattcaggagtttctggctgccgtctacatgttccacctttacaccaggaaagacacagcggttataagtcagttcctaaaatattctgaaccaatccgcttttccgggtttgctgggttgtacacaaataacgatccagtcacatctcttgatgacttcctcaggagagcactcatgaaatctctcaaaagtgaaaatggccacctggacttgtttgttcgcttccttcatggtctctctctggagtccaatcagaggatcttgggtggactgttggatcagaggaacagccacccagaaaccatccagaaggtcctcaacaacctgaaggaggagaacagtgatgaattctccccagacagaagcatcaacatcttccactgtctgatggagatgaaggatcagtcagtccatcaggagatccaagagttcctgaagtcagagaaaaaatcagagagggaactgtcagagatccactgttcagctctggcctacctgctgcagatgtcagaggaggttctggatgagctgaacatGTGTCAGTACAAAACCTCAGAGGacggacgacgtcgcctgattccagctgtgaggaactgcaggaaggtcgt actggctggtgatgttctttcaacgagtcattgggaagttgtggcctcagcaatgacgtcagacccttctcatctacgggagctgagcttaagctggaacaaaaACCTGGCAGAtgcggagtaa
- the LOC130520730 gene encoding NLR family CARD domain-containing protein 3-like isoform X1, with the protein MLRIMFFNLLFCVSRLFLLNRLDSHLKMSECVMEEEERAESTVSSCVSMKSDCSKVQSINFSIGPRGSPLNYQKRSASIGDSSCPEGEKKRRTELQTTDLNHSVSQGGDLQEVIEGHKMSLKRRCEHVTEGTHEAGSGTLLNKIYTELYITEGQSEEVDTQHEVRQLERTSKKNIQDTPIKCQDLFKVLSEQQRHIRVVLTNGVAGVGKTFSVQKFSLDWAEGLENQDISLVLPLSWRELNLIRDEQHSLLSLLHVFHPTLQKIRAEDLTVWKLLFIFDGLDESRFSLGFNKHQLISDVTQVLSVEVLLVNLIQGNLLPSALIWITSRPAAAHQIPPSCVDRITEVRGFTDSQKEEYFRRRFSDEDLSKRIISHIKASRSLHIMCLIPVFCWITAIVLEDMMTRDQRGELPKTLTDLYSHFLRVQIKRKKQKYGGKQRPEELTEADKELLLKLGRLAFEHLEKGNIMFYSEDLERCGLDVSEVSVYSGVCTEIFKRESVIFQKSVYCFVHLSIQEFLAAVYMFHLYTRKDTAVISQFLKYSEPIRFSGFAGLYTNNDPVTSLDDFLRRALMKSLKSENGHLDLFVRFLHGLSLESNQRILGGLLDQRNSHPETIQKVLNNLKEENSDEFSPDRSINIFHCLMEMKDQSVHQEIQEFLKSEKKSERELSEIHCSALAYLLQMSEEVLDELNMCQYKTSEDGRRRLIPAVRNCRKVVLAGDVLSTSHWEVVASAMTSDPSHLRELSLSWNKNLADAE; encoded by the exons atgctgagaatcatgttctttaatcttcttttctgtgtcagcagactgttcctgcttaaccgtttagactcacatttaaaaatgagcgaatgtgtgatggaagaggaagagagagcagagtccacagtgtccagctgtgtgtccatgaagagcgactgctCCAAAGTGCAATCTATAAACTTCAGTATTGGACCTcgaggctcacctttaaa ctatcagaaacggtctgcttccattggagattcctcctgtcccgagggtgaaaagaaacggagaactgaactgcagaccacCGACCTGAAccacagcgtctcac agggtggtgatctgcaggaggtgatagaaggtcataagatgagtctgaagagaagatgtgaacatgtgactgaaggaactcatgaagcaggaagtggaaccctgctgaacaagatctacactgagctctacatcactgagggacaaagtgaggaggtggacacacaacatgaggtgagacagcttgagagaacctccaagaagaacatccaggacactccaatcaagtgccaggacctcttcaaagtcttatctgagcaacagagacacatcagagtggttctgaccaacggtgtcgccggcgttggaaaaaccttctcagtgcagaagttcagtctggactgggcagaaggtttggagaaccaagacatcagtctggtgcttccgctctcatggagggagctgaacttgatcagagatgagcagcacagtcttctctcactgcttcatgttttccatccaacattacagaagatcagagcagaagatctgactgtctggaaacttctgttcatctttgatggcctggatgaaagcagattttcactgggtttcaacaagcatcagctcatctctgatgtcacacaagtattgtccgttgaggtgctcctggtgaacctcatccaggggaacctgcttccctcagctctcatctggatcacctccagacctgcagcagcccatcagattcctccctcgtgtgttgacaggatcacagaagtacgaggcttcactgactcccagaaggaggagtacttcaggaggaggttcagtgatgaagatctgtccaagagaatcatctcacacatcaaggcctccaggagcctccacatcatgtgtctgatcccagtgttctgctggatcactgctatagttctggaggacatgatgaccagagaccagagaggagagctgcccaaaaccctgactgacctctactcacacttcctgagggttcagataaagaggaagaagcagaagtatggaggaaagcagagaccagaggaactgactgaggctgataaagaactccttctgaagttgggtcggctggcgtttgaacatctggagaaaggaaacatcatgttctactcagaagacctggagcgatgtggactggacgtctccgaggtgtcggtgtactcaggagtttgtacagagatcttcaagagagagagtgtgatcttccagaaatcagtctactgctttgttcatctgagcattcaggagtttctggctgccgtctacatgttccacctttacaccaggaaagacacagcggttataagtcagttcctaaaatattctgaaccaatccgcttttccgggtttgctgggttgtacacaaataacgatccagtcacatctcttgatgacttcctcaggagagcactcatgaaatctctcaaaagtgaaaatggccacctggacttgtttgttcgcttccttcatggtctctctctggagtccaatcagaggatcttgggtggactgttggatcagaggaacagccacccagaaaccatccagaaggtcctcaacaacctgaaggaggagaacagtgatgaattctccccagacagaagcatcaacatcttccactgtctgatggagatgaaggatcagtcagtccatcaggagatccaagagttcctgaagtcagagaaaaaatcagagagggaactgtcagagatccactgttcagctctggcctacctgctgcagatgtcagaggaggttctggatgagctgaacatGTGTCAGTACAAAACCTCAGAGGacggacgacgtcgcctgattccagctgtgaggaactgcaggaaggtcgt actggctggtgatgttctttcaacgagtcattgggaagttgtggcctcagcaatgacgtcagacccttctcatctacgggagctgagcttaagctggaacaaaaACCTGGCAGAtgcggagtaa